The proteins below come from a single Synechococcus sp. MW101C3 genomic window:
- the fumC gene encoding class II fumarate hydratase: MATRTETDSLGPVEVPAQHYWGAQTQRSLHFFPFGEAMPLQLVHAFGQLKAACAEVNRDMGRLPAELAELIVAAAEEVASGALDPEFPLKVWQTGSGTQTNMNVNEVIANRAIDAAGGTLGSKRPVHPNDHVNLSQSSNDTFPAAMHIAVAIELERTLLPAVEALAATLAAKAEAYSSIIKIGRTHLQDAVPLSLGQEFSGYVAQLQLAAAGLRLLLPQVLQLAIGGTAVGTGLNAPRGYGEAVAARLAERIGLPFTSAANKFQALAGHEPLAGAHGALTVLAGSLMKIANDIRWLASGPRCGLGELVLPENEPGSSIMPGKVNPTQCESLTMVAVQVMGNNTAVQMAASQGNFELNVFKPLIALNLLQSIELLAGGCHAFREHCIEGLEPDRARIETLLDQSLMLVTALAPAIGYDGACRIARHAHVHRLSLREAALVLGEISPEAFDRCIDPAQMI; this comes from the coding sequence ATGGCCACCCGCACCGAAACCGACAGCCTGGGCCCGGTGGAGGTGCCGGCCCAGCACTACTGGGGCGCCCAGACCCAGCGCTCCCTGCATTTCTTCCCCTTCGGGGAGGCGATGCCGCTGCAGCTGGTGCACGCGTTCGGCCAGCTCAAAGCGGCCTGCGCCGAGGTGAACCGCGACATGGGCCGGCTGCCGGCCGAGCTCGCGGAGTTGATCGTGGCAGCGGCCGAAGAGGTGGCCTCAGGAGCGCTCGATCCGGAATTCCCGCTCAAGGTCTGGCAGACCGGCTCCGGCACCCAGACGAACATGAACGTCAATGAGGTGATCGCCAACCGGGCGATCGACGCTGCCGGTGGCACGCTCGGCAGCAAGCGGCCTGTCCATCCGAACGACCACGTCAATCTGAGCCAGTCGAGCAACGACACCTTTCCCGCCGCGATGCACATCGCCGTGGCGATCGAGCTCGAACGCACCCTGCTGCCGGCGGTGGAAGCCCTCGCCGCCACCCTGGCTGCCAAGGCCGAGGCTTACAGCAGCATCATCAAGATCGGCCGCACCCACCTCCAGGATGCGGTGCCGCTCAGCCTGGGTCAGGAATTCAGCGGCTACGTGGCCCAGCTGCAGCTGGCCGCCGCTGGCTTGCGTCTGCTGCTGCCCCAGGTGCTGCAACTGGCAATCGGCGGCACGGCGGTGGGCACCGGCCTCAATGCCCCCAGGGGCTACGGCGAGGCGGTGGCTGCACGGCTGGCGGAACGGATCGGCTTGCCCTTCACCAGCGCCGCCAACAAATTTCAGGCCCTGGCGGGCCATGAACCGCTGGCCGGTGCCCATGGCGCGCTCACGGTGCTGGCGGGCAGCCTGATGAAGATCGCCAACGACATCCGCTGGCTGGCCAGCGGTCCACGCTGCGGGCTGGGGGAACTGGTGCTGCCGGAGAACGAACCGGGTTCGAGCATCATGCCCGGCAAGGTGAATCCCACCCAGTGCGAGAGCCTCACGATGGTGGCCGTGCAGGTGATGGGCAACAACACGGCCGTGCAGATGGCCGCCAGCCAGGGCAACTTCGAGCTCAACGTGTTCAAGCCGTTGATTGCGCTCAACCTGCTCCAGAGCATCGAATTGCTGGCCGGCGGCTGCCACGCGTTCCGTGAACACTGCATCGAAGGGCTCGAACCCGACCGCGCCCGCATCGAAACCCTGCTGGATCAGAGCCTGATGCTGGTCACCGCGCTGGCTCCGGCGATCGGTTACGACGGTGCCTGCCGCATCGCCCGCCACGCTCATGTGCACCGGCTCAGCCTGCGCGAAGCGGCGCTGGTGCTTGGAGAGATCAGCCCGGAAGCCTTCGACCGCTGCATTGACCCCGCCCAGATGATCTGA
- a CDS encoding PhoH family protein, producing the protein MKKTFVLDTNVLLHDPRALVRFEDNNVVIPIEVVEEIDRFKRDSSEKGRNARQVSRLLDGLREKGNLAEGVEIDPIAHGQLKVVFCRSETLSQLPPELKSGNGDNNILAVALEQRLQGVMGSQPPVILVTKDTNLRIKADAVGLIAQDYTSDKVAIADLYPGTAEWWVNAAQMEQLQREGSLAVAELPPPPPEAPPLQANEGVTLVDAAQPGHTLLARYCSAAAQLRPLPKVSRAKLGRVSARNREQTFALDLLLDASIQLVTLVGKAGTGKTLLALAAGLHQVADDHTYQRLLVTRPVIPLGKDIGFLPGDLQEKMGPWMQPIVDNLDYLLGSDDPGQAPARGARGPRNNWLDLKSMGLLEVEAISYIRGRSIPNQFMVVDEAQNLTPHEVKTIVTRVGEGTKIVFTGDPYQIDNPYVDADSNGLTWLVEKFKGQQLAGHVTLQKGERSALAELAANLL; encoded by the coding sequence ATGAAGAAGACCTTCGTTCTCGATACGAACGTTCTGCTGCACGACCCGCGGGCGCTGGTGCGCTTCGAGGACAACAACGTCGTGATTCCGATTGAGGTGGTCGAGGAGATCGATCGCTTCAAACGCGACAGCAGCGAGAAGGGCCGCAATGCCCGTCAGGTGTCGCGCCTGCTCGACGGGCTGCGTGAAAAGGGCAACCTGGCGGAGGGCGTGGAGATCGACCCGATCGCCCACGGCCAGCTGAAGGTGGTGTTCTGCCGTAGCGAAACACTCAGCCAGTTGCCGCCGGAACTCAAATCGGGCAACGGAGACAACAACATCCTGGCGGTGGCGCTGGAGCAGCGCCTGCAGGGCGTGATGGGCAGCCAGCCGCCCGTGATCCTGGTGACCAAGGACACCAACCTGCGCATCAAGGCCGATGCGGTGGGCCTGATCGCTCAGGACTACACCAGTGACAAGGTGGCGATCGCCGATCTCTACCCCGGCACCGCCGAGTGGTGGGTGAATGCCGCCCAGATGGAGCAGTTGCAGCGCGAGGGCAGCCTGGCCGTTGCCGAACTGCCTCCGCCGCCGCCCGAGGCTCCCCCGCTGCAGGCCAACGAGGGCGTGACCCTGGTGGATGCGGCCCAGCCCGGCCACACCCTGCTGGCGCGCTACTGCTCCGCTGCCGCCCAGCTGCGGCCTCTGCCCAAGGTGTCCCGCGCCAAGCTGGGCCGGGTGTCGGCGCGCAACCGGGAGCAGACCTTCGCGCTCGATCTGTTGCTCGATGCCTCGATCCAGCTGGTGACGCTGGTGGGCAAGGCCGGCACCGGCAAGACCCTGCTGGCCCTGGCGGCCGGTCTGCATCAGGTGGCCGATGACCACACCTACCAGCGCCTGCTGGTGACCAGGCCCGTGATCCCCCTCGGCAAGGACATCGGCTTTCTGCCCGGAGACCTGCAGGAAAAGATGGGCCCGTGGATGCAACCGATCGTGGACAACCTCGACTATCTGCTCGGCAGCGACGACCCCGGCCAGGCACCGGCCCGTGGCGCCCGGGGCCCGCGCAACAACTGGCTGGATCTCAAGAGCATGGGCCTGCTGGAAGTGGAGGCGATCAGCTACATCCGCGGCCGCTCGATTCCCAACCAGTTCATGGTGGTGGATGAAGCCCAGAACCTCACCCCCCATGAGGTGAAAACGATCGTGACCCGGGTGGGCGAAGGCACCAAGATCGTGTTCACCGGTGATCCCTACCAGATCGATAATCCCTACGTGGATGCTGACAGCAACGGGCTCACCTGGCTGGTGGAGAAGTTCAAGGGACAGCAGCTGGCCGGCCACGTGACCCTGCAGAAAGGAGAACGCTCTGCTCTGGCGGAGCTGGCGGCGAATCTGCTCTGA
- a CDS encoding F420-0:Gamma-glutamyl ligase yields the protein MAPLPAPLCLALIAALGFGALLLWLELRHRLRPASPLRLDSHDWTVQEHPAATTGAAPAAVAGAITVEGVLRLSNPHARMEVMVPEVELRPTLLGKGDLSGVTVTARLTAAHPDEDTRADGYWAAYIVKGNKQTEARVSLTIAAPAGRPSDGDAGQQPINPLALIDTLWLEVLWVNYGPFGRLQRRDGLLIPLRKPEPLQPATARWRAGEACQVLPLPTHLLGVLDDPADVLRRYAAAVLQPGDILTIGETPLAVMQGRYQHPAMVEPSALARLLCRVFHPTSSLATACGLQTLINDVGPARVLCAWLAGTLMKLVGSRGGFYRLAGEQARLIDDITGTTPPYDQTIVLGPAHPERSCRELARQLGVPVAVVDVNDLGRVKVLAASEGCDEGLLQRALRPNPAGNANERTPLVVVRPA from the coding sequence GTGGCCCCATTGCCCGCTCCTCTGTGCCTGGCCCTGATCGCCGCTCTTGGCTTCGGCGCCCTGCTGCTGTGGCTGGAGCTGCGCCACCGGCTGCGGCCCGCTTCACCGCTGCGGCTGGATTCCCATGACTGGACGGTGCAGGAGCACCCAGCCGCCACCACCGGAGCGGCCCCTGCGGCGGTCGCGGGGGCCATCACCGTGGAAGGCGTGCTGCGCCTCAGCAACCCCCATGCCCGCATGGAGGTGATGGTGCCGGAAGTGGAGCTGCGGCCCACCCTGCTGGGCAAGGGCGACCTGAGCGGGGTCACCGTCACGGCCCGCCTCACCGCGGCCCATCCCGATGAGGACACCCGTGCCGATGGCTACTGGGCGGCCTACATCGTCAAAGGGAACAAGCAGACGGAGGCCCGCGTCTCGCTCACGATCGCTGCGCCGGCCGGCCGCCCGTCTGATGGCGACGCCGGGCAGCAGCCGATCAATCCCCTTGCCCTGATCGACACCCTCTGGCTCGAGGTGTTGTGGGTCAACTACGGCCCCTTTGGACGGCTGCAACGCCGTGACGGTCTGCTGATACCCCTGCGCAAGCCCGAGCCCCTGCAACCCGCCACCGCCCGCTGGCGAGCAGGGGAAGCCTGTCAGGTGCTGCCGCTGCCCACCCATCTGCTCGGCGTGCTGGATGATCCCGCCGACGTTCTGCGCCGCTACGCCGCTGCCGTGCTGCAACCCGGCGACATCCTCACGATCGGCGAAACACCGCTGGCGGTGATGCAGGGCCGCTACCAGCACCCGGCCATGGTGGAGCCATCGGCCCTGGCCCGCCTGCTCTGCCGGGTGTTCCATCCCACCAGCAGCCTGGCCACCGCCTGCGGCCTGCAGACCCTGATCAACGACGTGGGCCCGGCGCGGGTGCTGTGCGCCTGGCTGGCGGGCACCCTGATGAAACTGGTGGGCAGCCGCGGCGGCTTCTACCGCCTGGCGGGAGAGCAGGCACGCCTGATCGATGACATCACCGGCACCACCCCCCCCTACGACCAGACGATCGTGTTGGGCCCGGCCCACCCCGAGCGCAGCTGCCGTGAACTGGCCAGGCAACTGGGCGTGCCGGTGGCGGTGGTGGATGTGAATGATCTGGGCCGGGTGAAGGTGCTGGCCGCCAGCGAGGGCTGCGATGAGGGCCTACTGCAGCGGGCATTGCGGCCCAATCCGGCCGGCAATGCCAACGAGCGCACGCCTCTGGTGGTGGTCCGCCCCGCCTGA
- the ruvX gene encoding Holliday junction resolvase RuvX: MSATPGTRQQRQPPQPRSVLALDVGRRRIGLAGCDPLGLTVTPLPALARGAYAHDLETLRALGASRRVQALVVGLPLDSHQQPTPQAAHCRRYGERLARHLSLPLAWVDEHASSWEAGERHRLHGDRSGALDSAAAALLLEQWLREGDEPVTLATPLRTAGRR; encoded by the coding sequence GTGAGCGCCACCCCCGGCACGCGGCAACAACGCCAACCCCCACAGCCCCGCTCCGTGCTGGCGCTGGATGTGGGGCGGCGCCGCATCGGCCTGGCCGGTTGCGATCCGCTCGGGCTCACGGTCACCCCACTGCCGGCACTGGCGCGCGGGGCCTACGCCCACGACCTGGAAACCCTGCGCGCCCTCGGCGCCAGCCGGCGGGTGCAGGCGCTGGTGGTGGGGCTGCCGCTCGACAGCCACCAGCAGCCCACGCCCCAGGCGGCCCACTGCCGCCGCTACGGCGAACGGCTGGCCCGCCACCTGAGCCTGCCGCTGGCCTGGGTGGATGAGCACGCGAGCAGCTGGGAAGCGGGCGAGCGCCACCGCCTGCACGGTGACCGCAGCGGCGCCCTCGACAGTGCCGCAGCGGCACTGCTGCTGGAGCAATGGTTGCGGGAAGGTGACGAGCCGGTGACCTTGGCGACCCCCCTGCGGACAGCAGGCCGGCGCTGA
- a CDS encoding DUF3727 domain-containing protein encodes MSAEGPSITGSGDVPTVLVRDDHDRQLLCFLEQLIPLDGHDYALLTPVDTPVCLFRLQGDDEPEPIETLDATEPILSVADVVLQEHDLTLVRSAVTLTVSGELEEPDPEDLDDEDGDEDDDTDTYELLVSFMVEDQEYGLYIPLDPFFVVARMHNGEAVLVEGEEFDRVQPRIEAELDDRESAG; translated from the coding sequence ATGAGTGCCGAAGGCCCCTCGATCACAGGATCCGGTGACGTGCCCACGGTTCTCGTCCGTGACGACCACGACCGCCAGCTGCTCTGCTTCCTCGAACAACTGATCCCGCTTGATGGTCACGATTACGCCCTGCTCACGCCGGTCGATACCCCGGTGTGCCTGTTCCGCCTGCAGGGCGACGACGAACCGGAGCCGATCGAAACCCTCGATGCCACCGAACCGATCCTCTCGGTGGCCGATGTGGTGCTGCAGGAACACGACCTCACCCTGGTGCGTTCCGCCGTCACGCTCACGGTGAGCGGTGAGCTGGAGGAGCCCGATCCGGAGGATCTCGACGACGAGGACGGCGACGAAGACGACGACACCGACACCTACGAGCTGCTCGTCAGCTTCATGGTCGAAGACCAGGAGTACGGCCTGTACATTCCGCTCGACCCCTTCTTCGTGGTGGCCCGCATGCACAACGGCGAAGCAGTGCTGGTGGAAGGCGAGGAATTCGACCGCGTGCAGCCGCGAATCGAGGCTGAACTCGACGACAGGGAGAGCGCTGGGTGA
- a CDS encoding YqeG family HAD IIIA-type phosphatase: MTSRHLLQPDWELQTSLAGLPLERLIAQNIKALVLDVDRTLIPRRQSQLPPAVEQWLIQAKPHLRIHLFSNNPSRRRIGAVADQLDLPYTVSAGKPRRSTLRRVLAELNLPARQVAVVGDRLFTDVLVGNRLGLFTVLAKPVDVHGLPCRVDHLQRLEVRLARLAGADLKG; this comes from the coding sequence GTGACCTCCCGCCACCTGCTGCAACCCGACTGGGAGCTGCAAACCAGCCTGGCCGGCCTGCCGCTGGAGCGGCTGATCGCCCAGAACATCAAGGCGCTGGTGCTGGATGTGGATCGCACCCTCATCCCGCGCCGGCAGTCGCAGCTGCCGCCTGCCGTGGAGCAGTGGCTGATTCAAGCCAAGCCGCACCTGCGCATTCATCTGTTCAGCAACAACCCGTCCCGGCGCCGCATCGGAGCGGTGGCGGATCAGCTTGACCTCCCCTACACCGTGTCAGCGGGCAAGCCGCGCCGCAGCACCCTGCGGCGGGTGCTGGCTGAGCTGAATCTGCCGGCGCGGCAGGTGGCCGTGGTGGGGGATCGCCTGTTCACCGATGTGCTGGTCGGCAACAGGCTCGGCCTGTTCACGGTGTTGGCCAAGCCGGTGGATGTGCACGGGCTGCCCTGCCGCGTCGACCATCTGCAACGGCTGGAGGTGCGGCTGGCGCGGCTGGCGGGAGCGGACCTGAAGGGATGA
- the proB gene encoding glutamate 5-kinase, which yields MTRRVIKVGTSLLRGSADRDTACVIADLAASLSQQRRRGDQVTLVTSGAVGLGCHALQLEKRPTEVVALQAAAAVGQGQLMGLYAEAFASHGVRVAQVLLTRGDLASRRRYQNACRTLEHLLGWGVIPIVNENDTLATDELRFGDNDTLSALVAVAIGAEELVLLTDVDRLYSGDPRSDATVEPIEEVRDLQELARLSSVASGGGRWGTGGMTTKLTAARIATSSGVRVRLADGRDPRVLEALVAGEKVGTVFQPSSRPLADRKGWMAHALLPKGDLVIDAGAQKALVERGASLLAVGIRAVEGRFGRQDAVRLVSLQGEEIGRGLCALSSEEVRQVLGLSSSEVQRELQQPAGAAVVHRDHLVLTALAAASD from the coding sequence ATGACGCGACGTGTGATCAAGGTGGGCACCAGCCTGCTGCGGGGCTCGGCGGATCGCGACACCGCCTGTGTGATTGCCGATCTGGCGGCCAGCCTCAGCCAGCAACGTCGCCGGGGCGATCAGGTGACCCTGGTGACCAGCGGCGCCGTGGGCCTGGGCTGCCACGCCCTGCAGCTGGAAAAGCGCCCCACCGAAGTGGTGGCGCTGCAGGCGGCGGCGGCGGTGGGGCAGGGCCAGCTGATGGGGCTTTACGCCGAAGCCTTCGCCAGCCACGGCGTGCGTGTGGCGCAGGTGCTGCTCACCCGCGGCGACCTGGCCTCGCGCCGCCGCTACCAGAACGCCTGCCGCACCCTGGAACACCTGCTGGGTTGGGGCGTGATTCCGATCGTCAACGAAAACGACACCCTGGCCACCGACGAACTGCGCTTCGGCGACAACGACACCCTCTCGGCGCTGGTGGCGGTGGCGATCGGCGCCGAGGAACTGGTGCTGCTCACCGATGTCGACCGGCTCTATTCCGGTGATCCCCGCAGCGATGCCACAGTCGAGCCGATCGAGGAGGTGCGTGATCTCCAGGAGCTGGCCCGGCTCAGCAGCGTGGCCAGCGGGGGCGGGCGCTGGGGAACCGGCGGCATGACCACCAAGCTCACTGCCGCCCGCATCGCCACCTCCAGCGGGGTGCGCGTGCGGCTGGCGGACGGCCGCGACCCGCGCGTGCTGGAGGCCCTGGTGGCAGGCGAGAAAGTGGGAACGGTGTTTCAGCCCAGCTCCAGACCACTGGCCGACCGCAAGGGCTGGATGGCCCATGCCCTGCTGCCCAAAGGGGATCTGGTGATCGATGCAGGGGCGCAGAAGGCGCTGGTGGAGCGGGGCGCGTCCCTGCTGGCGGTGGGCATCCGCGCCGTGGAGGGCCGCTTCGGCCGCCAGGACGCGGTGCGGCTGGTGTCGTTGCAGGGAGAGGAGATCGGCCGGGGCCTCTGCGCCCTGAGCAGCGAGGAGGTGCGGCAGGTGCTGGGCCTCAGCAGCAGCGAGGTGCAGCGGGAGCTGCAGCAACCGGCAGGAGCGGCGGTGGTGCACCGCGACCATCTGGTGCTCACGGCCCTGGCAGCCGCCAGCGACTGA